The following proteins come from a genomic window of Planctomycetia bacterium:
- a CDS encoding transposase: NMIERLFGKLKEFRRVATRYEKLKQTFLAIIQLALGFIRLKRI, encoded by the coding sequence CAACATGATCGAACGTCTCTTCGGCAAACTCAAAGAGTTCCGCCGCGTCGCCACTCGCTACGAAAAACTGAAACAAACATTTCTGGCAATCATCCAACTCGCCCTCGGATTCATCCGCCTGAAACGGATTTAA